In Gammaproteobacteria bacterium, the DNA window AAACTGGGAGTATACTGACGACCCAGATACGGCTGCGGCTTTATTGATCGATGCTGATAGCAAGGAAGGAAATCTTCAGTTAAAAGATTGGGTTCGCAAAAATAACCGGCAAGTTTTAATCGCCTTCAGCAACAGAATGGAAGGTTTCCCGGAGAATGTTTTGGTCTTGCCGCGTCCGTTACGGTCTGCTGAGTTGATACCGGTCTTGCGGCAAGCTAGCAAGCAGTTTTTGAGTTCTTTTAATGAAAAAGAAGAGCAATGCTTTTCTAAAGCTTCTCAAATTAGTTCTTTAAGCAATGAAATTGATGTTGAAGACAAGCCAATCAGAATTTATCGAGTTTTAGAAGTTTTATATAACAATAAAAATAAGATAATAAAGGTTACCGATAGGATTGCGCGTATAGTCATTTTTAATTTAGAACGTCGGCGTTATTACACTACACACTTTTCCCAAATGGAAATAGAGGATTTAATCGCTTCCCCTGTTAGCGATATGCAAATAGAAGAACTCAATTATGAGCAACTTGCTAGAGCGATACAAAACCTTAAAGCGCAGGATCTAGATGCGCCGCTTTGGATAGCGGCTTTAGCTACATCTAACGATCAATTGTTTGATGGCTTATCCCTTACCGGATCCTATCGGTTAAATCGCTGGCCAAATCTGAAGAAATTAGGCCAAGATCCTCTACACATGAAGCTTACAGCATTAGTGAGGCGTGGTGGTACTATTAATCAATTTACCGATCTTCTTAAAGTGCCAGCCGAAGATGTCATCGGCTTTATCAATGCTTGTCATATCTTAAATTATTTAGAGCATCGAGAGGAGCCTGCTATGCTAAAAAAGATGCTTGATAGCAACAAACAATCGAATGCCAGTAAGCGAAGTTTATTCAGTAGAATTCGTAGTCGGTTAGGAATCTGATGAAACAAATCAAATTTATTTTTACTGGACCGCCTGGGGCTGGTAAAACAACCGCAATTGCAACTATCAGTGAATTCCCTCCAGTTTCTACAGATGTGTTTTCCACAGACGATTTGGCGAGGGTTAAAGAAAAAACAACTGTAGCTATGGATTTTGGTCAAATCACTTTAGACAATGGCCAGAAAATTGGTTTATACGGCACTCCTGGCCAGCAGCGCTACAGCTTTATGTGGGATATTTTAACGCAAGGTGGCTTGGGTTTGATTATTTTAATTGATAATCGACGTTCAGAACCACTTAAAGATTTGGAAATCTATTTAGATAGTTTTGCTGATTTTATCAGTAGAACTGATGCTGTCATTGGCGTTACTTGCTCAGACATTAAGGATATTCCAACGATCGATGACTACCAAGAGATCCTGCAAACGCGCGGTCAAGTTTTCCCGATTTTTTTCATTGACGCTCGTAGCAAAGAGGATGTTGTTTTTTTGCTAAATTCCCTTTTGACATGTTTAGAGCTTTCATAATTTTCACTGATATTAAATTCTACAGACTTCTTCTTCGAGAGGTTTAATCATTGCGATATTGTGTAAACAAATATGGAAAAGAGCGATTTCTATGAAGCTTACAAGAGAAAAAATAAGCGCTATACTGGGCTTTAAAAGCGACGATAAAGCTAAATCAGCAAGCAATCCGGTTGAAGTAGAAACCCAGGAATCCGGTATGGAATACGAACATTTAATTGTTAATTATACTAAAGAGCAGTTAGCGGAGAGCGAATTAAGGCTAGCTGAATTTATGAAGGTATGTATTGGCGCTTATGGCGCCCTTGTTTCAACAGTAGATGGTCATGAAGTTGTATATTCTTTAAAACGCGATATTCCACCTCATAAGATATCGACAATGAATAGTTCGTTGTTAGCGCTCGGCGAGAGCATTGCTAGGGAATCTTTACAACAGCTTTGCCAATTTGTGATTTTAGAAAATAGTGATGGGCGTGTTGTTTCTCTACGTATCAATGACATCTTGATGCTAACTTGTATTTCCACTAAAAATACTAATCTTGGGATGTTATTAAGTGCTGGTCGCAACACTGCAGATTCTTTAGCAAAAATACTGCAATCAAGAACTCTGTAGCGGTGTTTTTTTATAACTTCTTTTTAAAACTGAGGAGGATTTTTGTATGGCTTCTTTGGATGAAATTTGCGAACAATTGGTTAAGAGCGTCAATGATGCATTGGGTGCTGCTGTTGTGGACCTTTCTTCCGGCTTGTTATTAGCCGTAGCCCATAATGTGCCTTATTTCACTCAAAGCTATCTGGATGCGGTTGCAGCAGCGGCTGTTGATATGTTCCGTGGTAATACTGTCAGTACTGTTGAGGATATGCTAAGCACTCAGCGAGGCACAACTGTACATAAAATGATTAAAGAAGTGCAAATGACAACTGAAAAAACATATCATTTTATGTCGATTG includes these proteins:
- a CDS encoding ATP/GTP-binding protein, producing the protein MKQIKFIFTGPPGAGKTTAIATISEFPPVSTDVFSTDDLARVKEKTTVAMDFGQITLDNGQKIGLYGTPGQQRYSFMWDILTQGGLGLIILIDNRRSEPLKDLEIYLDSFADFISRTDAVIGVTCSDIKDIPTIDDYQEILQTRGQVFPIFFIDARSKEDVVFLLNSLLTCLELS